The sequence GCACCTCTGCTGCTAGTCAAAGAAATAGCTGATTTAACTCTCTTTCACACGACGCTTATCCTCTCCTTATCAACTCTCCACTTGTAAAACCCGCAAGATTATGCGACTCCTAAACTTCATCGATAAATAGTGTTGCTATCTGATAGCTGACAACTATATTTATATCATTTACTCTCAACAGCAATCTACACATTGTTACAGGTAGTAATTGGATACAGATTTTATCAAGTTCTTTTCACGAGCAAGACTTTCTTCCCCTTCACGGAAAAACTATCACTGTTTTCAAGCTGAAACAGAAGAAACCAGTAAGTGGTGCTTGCTCGACAGGAATTAAAAGATAAATCGCAAAAACAAAGTTTAGCTTTGTAATGGCCAAGAGAATCACAATTCTGGAGATATAATGTTATACCTTCTGCATTAAAAAGGTGAGAGCCTCCTCTTTTAATAAGTTGGACAATGTCGAAGGTGAATGTTCATCAACAAGTGCTTTGAGCTGCTTCAGCTTCAATGACTCCCCAGGTGCCTGGAGCAAGAACCAATTTAGCAGAGTAGATGCAGATTAGGCCTAAAGAAGTTTTGCAATATAAGGGGATGATACCTGTTCGAGAAGCTGCCTACACAGCTTCTTAAGTTTTGGCCTGGGTGTGGGACCTACACCCAAATCCAAATTTTCATGTTCTCTTTTCACTCCATTATGTGAATCAGAAGAACCTTCCCCATCGCTATCACCGAAAGTAGTCTTCTTCCCTTCAAAGTAGCAGCCTGCAATTTTCTTTTTACGATCCTTGATACCAATCCCTTGTTTTCCAGATGTCTTTGTGCCCTGAAAATGTAGGTCCAGAGAATTTATTCCTAGCAATCACATATCTTGCAAAATCAACTATCAAATACTAATGGCCTCCTTAAAGTCATATGCATAATCCAACTCTGAAAGTCTTCATGAAACCAGTATGATGGATAGATGCAAGGGTGTCGATAGGCAATAAAATATTCTCTATAGAAAGGTAAAAGGCGAAATAATAATGAAATAACAAGAAAACCTCAGATGAGTTCCCAGAGACCCTCCTATAAATGCCATCTCACAGAGTAGGCCTACCCAAGCAACTATTCTGAAGACTCAATAAAGTTACCTCCCTCCTACAATTGAGACTACTTTATTTAAATAGAGCTAACTAGTGCTTATCAAAGAAATCAGCATCCACACATGTTTCAATCTCTAATGACAAAAATATGGAAACAAAAAATCAACATCACAAAATATCAGGATCTCTAATCAACTTCTGGATGCAATCTGCATCTTTCCTAAACATCTAAACATAGAAAAATGTATTCATATCATGATGCATGCAGTATTGCGTGGCTACAGAACAAGTTAGTTCATTATTTAGTTGCGTATTGAGGATAACCACTGAAATCAACATACTACCCCTTCTAaggaaattatttaatttatacatcTAATATCAATTCCTAAAAACAATCCAGTGCAGAAATATATACTTGCATATTCATTAAACATAATGGAACCATATTTTAAGGTTAGCACATTTGCAGGTCTAAGTTTCATACTCTGGGAAAGGACACTTGCAAAAATGTAATTTTATATTCGACTTTCAGATTTGTGAAAAAACACATATTTTCTAGTGTACAAAATCCTTCACTAATTCGAGGTTtatactgaaaaaaaaaaaaacaagaatagGACAATTACCCAACCATTCATGATCTTATCTCTGTACTACAAAAGAATGGAGATGAACTCATGGGCCATGTTCAGTCCCCATACTTGCCAAGCAGTTCAAACACTGGAATCTTGAAGTTCAGATATTACAGAAATATCAGATCCAAACATAAGAGCATACCTGAGCAAGGTTGTAAAGATTTTCTTGATCGTCCTCATTGAACATGGTCCTCTCAAGGGACTTCTTTCTCCGAGATTCGGCACCAAGCATACCTACAAAGACAAATCCAAGTTTGTGGCCCCACCAATCAGCTGGAAGATCTTGAGTTTTTTCTGCCAAGTGATACATAAGAGATCATAACATGAGGTCTGGGAATTTAGTAGTAGGTCTATACAGGATGAGATATGCACTAGATATAATTCTTCACCAAACAACAGTAAAAGGTTGACAACCAGTCGCTTTCTTACTAGTGATATGCTTCCTGCCTTCATTATTTAAGTGAAAACATTGTTAATAAGGTAATTCCAATTTCAAAAACTACAAGCAATACAAGTtttaactaagccaacataatAACAAGTAACATCATCcccaagtttaattaatttctctgacTTCCAGCTCAAGCTGAGTTAAACTATCTGCAACTTAAGCTTGGTAAGGCTGATAAACTGAACATTAGAAGAGAATGATGCTACGCTGCCAATATACTTCATCAATATGTAATGCAAGTTTGATTTACTATATGTTCTCTACAGACAAGAAAGAAAATATGCATTTGGTCAAAGTCGATTCAGAAAGTTAATGGGAAATACCAGACTATACAGGGTATTTCACAATCATGTACTTTTCAGCACCACAGTCGGGGacttaaataataaaaacaagTATCTGGAAAGTACTGCTATACAAAACCCATACAACAATATCAGAACATTGTAAAGTGCCTTTGAAGATATTAACCAGTAACAACAGTAAGCACCATGATGTTTCCAGAGTTCTATCAAAACAGAAGGAAGCTAGAAATACTTACCTTGTTTATCTGAAACACTGGATTCAATTGACTTTTCATCCTCTGATACTTCTGGAGCATTACAGGTATCTGGAGCCTTAGACTTGTTCACCTAAGGCaataatttcatttaatatGTTAGTGAGAAAGGCTAAAGCTATACTAGATAAATCGATAGAGTATAAGATGTGACATTCACTAATCATAGCTTTAGGCCATTAAGTTTATGACGTTCAAAAGGCTTTACAATGTCAAAATCAAATCTATTTAAACTTAATCAACAGTACGAATAGGAAAACTCCAGGAACTAAGAAATAAAACCAAAACGAACAAGGAAATAGGAAATGCTCATCCCAGTTTCGAGTCTTCCCACTATAAAAAGGATGCAGCAATATGCTATCTCGACATATTTTTTACAAGATAACATAATCAAACTATACTTACGAGAATTCCTTCAAGATCCTGAGAAGAATATGAACGTACAGTctttcccttctctcttcttttatACCTGGGTATATGATATCAGCTGAATCAATATGATATCTTTTAggtataaaagaaagaaaattggCATTGTTCATGAGAGCCTGACCTTCCTTGAGGTCGAGTAGACTTGGCGACTGGCTCTTTTTTGTCCTTAGAAGGGCTGGGTTGTTCAACAGCTTCATTTCTATCCGTCTCACTATCTATTAAAGGCAGTGGAATCACATGTCATGTAACTAGCATTATATCCAAACCCAAACCAGTCAAATTACATTTTCAATGTACCTTCATCCTTGTTTTTTTCAACCGCTTGCTGCCAAAGTATACAATGAAGAATATTCAAGTAAAAGTCGTGATATGGGACAAATTGCATCGAATAAATACAACAAAAGAGATAAGAGGCAGAACTTACCACTTTCAGTTTCTTGAGGATACTGTCAAATTGAGTTGTATCAAAAGCCCATGCATTTGGTATCTCTGTTCCTATACCTGTATGCACCAAATCCAAAAATTGCAGAATTTTATTATAAGAATTTCTATTTATCACGCTATTACAAGAAACAAGAGGGTGAAAAAGAAGGCAACCTAAATTATCCTGTTTGTTCTTTACCCTTACATATCCTTTGATGCCTTGCTTTTCCTTTCCAAGTCCTTCGCCTTCTTCCCATCCCTGAACAACCATTACATTAAGTGcttgtttggttcaagtagaggaatgcaaagggaataaaatcaaataaagggaggaatggtaacaataattgTAGTACTTTAATTGAATGTTTGGTtcaacaatggaaatgaatcactagtaagggattccctttcttttgtttctcctctaCTTttaggggtaacaaattgggcgATTGGATTAACCTCAaataagggtaatggttaactcattacccaaaccaaacagcaagtaatagattcaattaattgaaccCCTTTGGAAGCTCCAAAAAAGCCCAACCAAACATGGGCTAAGCAACAAACATTCGTCAACATTTTAACCAAATTGATCAATGTAGCCACAAAGTTCTCATCTTTGCACAAAAAGATTGCTTATAGATCAGAAGTGCAACTAGATTCATCGTTCCAAGAGAGAACATGCTCTTACAACACATATAAAAGCAGAAATTAGAactatatttatatgtaagaATACAGTAATTTATACTCGTGAATTTTACAATGGGAGAAATGTGGAGCAGCAATGCAGCCTAGGAAAAAAAACGGTGTAGCtcaacaaattcaacaaaaagCACACGTCTGAGCTGCGGAACTACAAAATTCACGTTCTTTTCCAGTTAATTTTTGTCATTTGGAGAAAATTTGATAAAGAATGCATTAACATCGATAAATTCATGATTacgaataacataaaataattaaatataataagcGAATGAATAGCTAGCACGGAAGAATTACCATTTGTTTCATGAGGCGGAAGGCGGCAGAGCTCCGATAGACTCCGACGTAGAGGAGAGGAACTTCCGGCGTCGCCATATTAACGGTCAAGTCCGGTACTCTCTCCCTCCCACTGACTGACCTCGCTGCGATTTCAaagagttgagagagagagagagagagagagagagagagctaggAAGAGACGGTTCTGTGAAGCGGCGGCAGGCACCTTAAAACCCTAGAATACAGAGATCACGATTTACGGTTAGAATCACACGTTTTCACTGGATCGACGGCTGAGAACGAAACcgcaaaccgaaccgaattgaaattttttaaaccgaaccgaccgacgTAAATTTTAAAACCAACTCAATACCGAACAAATTCGGTCGGTTTAAAACCGACCAAATTGTAAACTGtaactcttttttatttattattataaatataaataaacatgCTTTTTATAGATTAAGTTATGCaagagtgtgtgcgtgtgttgggcTTGTAGTAAGAGATTTGTGGGTGTGTTAGGCTTGCGGTAAAAGATTAATGCTCAAGACGTGAGATTCTAGGTTCGAGTCTTTCGTCGcgtgatctttaaattttttttgatttatgaaaaaaaagagTTCTAAACAGTACAATTTctataagaaataaaaattcaaatagtttGCACCTtcttttacaaataaaatcataCGATGAATATGTTTGTGGTTTTCGGTAAACAGAAACTTTTTTTTCATGCTTTTTCAACCTTTTGTTTATgaaagttactccctccgtccctgaaatggcttcctctttggggacgggacgagttttaataaaaagttgtaaagtgtattgatagtggagaaaaaatgatataattattattgaaagttgtgaaaagtgttataattagtattgggagtggtgaaaagtgaaaagtaagaataaataaaatattattagtggtggggtaggtttccaaaaatggaaagaaagaaagaggaagttatttggggacgtcccaaaatggaaaaagagaaagttattttagggacggagggagtataaaaattgaatattaattagatttttttatttataatcatttagttattaaataacTACCAATTCAGATTGAACCAAAATTATAATAGAAAATAATGCATATATATGCGTTTGTACATATACAATGGTCCAATAAATCATATCATAATGAATGTAAAAACTTGGGTGCACAAATTCTCATGGGTGAGACGGGTCAACCTGCGGCTCGACCCGCACCGTCTTTTCACTCTAAACCTTAATCTCCAGTCGCTAGTTTCCcttctcttttctctctatttctctcattatttttccttttattgTTTCCCCGCTTTTCCACCTCCTCGGATCGTCATCCCCCCTCAATCGCACCGCGACAAAGGCGCCACAGTCGCAACTCAAAAAGCTGCTCAAATTCGAGAATGGATGGCGAGGTGCTCGAACACCACATAGCTCCAGAGACTACCGCCGCTTTCGGCCTTATTAGTGCATAGCTTCCTCCGGCGCTTTTGTCGGGTAATAGTCTTCCCTTGGTCCAAGACGTGCTTGATATACTCGGTGGTGACGAGGTGGCGGTATTTGCAGTAGAAAGTGAGGTGGAAATACTTCTTCTCATATTCCCTAGGCCTGAAGGAGATGGACTGCTTGGTGATGGGTTTGGCGCGATGCTGGAGACGGCGGCAGCGCCTATGGCTGAAGAGGGTGGCAGTGGTTTGGCGCAGTGGGCTGCAAATCGGTGGGGGCACACAGCGGTGGGCAGCAGCGTGGTTAtgatttgtaaaaaaaaattactccacaAAATGATTTTGGGTATATGTTTGAGGTATATTGGGATGAATACCGTGAATTACAAATacttaaaaaaatcattaataagGACAATTTTGACCCTTCATGTCTAAAATGAGTactttttatatgtttttatttttgtgtgcaTAATTTGTTTTTGCTATTTcaaaaagtatattttttatgattgGCTCTTAAAGATATAGCATAAAAAGCTTAAACCTCCCAAAATTTGCTCAATATTCATAATCCTTCATACTCACTTACATGAATATATGTCAACGTACATAAATATATGGTCTAAATTTAAATCTATATACTCCATCTATCCCagtttttagtatttatatttttatttttggatctCCCATATTTTTGTatctatttatattttagtaAAGTAGGTATGACCCTTACTCTATTTTAATACTAACATAAAAGGTGGGACCCTTATTTCACTTACAATTGATAGATATGATAAATATCATAAAATAGAAGAGATAATTTCTGGAAGTATTGAAAACTTTATTGATCAAcagcctatttataggcaccaAAGCAAATAACAACAAATCTTACGGCTAATGACTAAGAATAAGGAACAAACTCTAGTGATGGACTCAACTAACAAACTCCTCTAAACTAGGAGATAAGCATAAAGAAATAACAAACGCCCGTTGGACTTGGTCTAGTATTAGCCAAGTTAGATTATTCAACAAAATTCAACAAACCCTCCCTTAAACTGATATGGCTATAGCTGTTTAAAAATAAAGAGAACG comes from Salvia miltiorrhiza cultivar Shanhuang (shh) chromosome 3, IMPLAD_Smil_shh, whole genome shotgun sequence and encodes:
- the LOC131018066 gene encoding G-patch domain-containing protein 1; translated protein: MATPEVPLLYVGVYRSSAAFRLMKQMGWEEGEGLGKEKQGIKGYVRVKNKQDNLGIGTEIPNAWAFDTTQFDSILKKLKVQAVEKNKDEDSETDRNEAVEQPSPSKDKKEPVAKSTRPQGRYKRREKGKTVRSYSSQDLEGILVNKSKAPDTCNAPEVSEDEKSIESSVSDKQEKTQDLPADWWGHKLGFVFVGMLGAESRRKKSLERTMFNEDDQENLYNLAQGTKTSGKQGIGIKDRKKKIAGCYFEGKKTTFGDSDGEGSSDSHNGVKREHENLDLGVGPTPRPKLKKLCRQLLEQAPGESLKLKQLKALVDEHSPSTLSNLLKEEALTFLMQKLENSDSFSVKGKKVLLVKRT